The nucleotide sequence cacaccagactctgtcatccatgtctttatggaccttgctttgtgcactggtgcacagtcatgttggaagaggaaggggccagctccaaactgttcccacaaagttgggagcatggaattgtccaaaatgtcttggtatgctgaagcattcagagttcctttcactggaactaaggggccaagcccagctcctgaaaaacaaccccacaccataatcccccctccaccaaactctacacttggcacaatgcagtcagacaagtaccgttctcctggcaaccgccaaacccagactcgtccatcagattgccagatggagaagcgcgattcgtcactccagagaacgcgtctccactgctgaTGTatgtgatgtatggcttggatgcagctgctcggtcatggaaacccattccatgaagctctctgcgcactgttcttgagctaacctgaaggccacatgaagtttggaggtctgtagcgattgactctgcagaaagttggcgacctcttcgcactatgcgcctcagcatccgctgaccccgctccgtcagtttacgtggcctgccacttcgtggctgagttgctgtcgttcccaaacacttccacgttcttataatacagctgacagttgactgtggaatatttaggagcgaggaaatttcacgactggatttgttgcacaggtggcatcctatcacagttccacgctggaattcactgagctcctgagagcgacccattctttcacaaatgtttgtaaaaacagtctgcatgcctaggtgcttgattttatacacctgtggccatggaagtgattggaacacctgattatgattatttggatgggtgagcgaatacttttggcaatatagtgtatgtttggcTATTGTAGTATTGAGTCAAACCTCCTGTTATTAatctaaagagtattttaatgaactggacaagtgtatcattatACCATCATTGGCATCATAGCAAAGCATTATTGTTGCtgaaacagtagagtagtgcacTAGCAGCACTAAGCTTGTGTGTTCATTTTCATCGTGATGAAATATATACctttaaagtaatgtcattcactttgtgtttactctgatctctgtattaacccagactcttaatcagagtcctgtatcaccatgtccacaggctcaggtcagtcagatacagggtcagatacaggctcaggtcagtcagatacagggtcaggggcagcaggatcagagacacatgcacacactgatcaggacatggccaagagagctgtttatttatattataacaatggcttcttgtcagagtcaaaAAACTGTCAACTCGAAATAACGCTTTAAATTAGAATTCATTTCTaaactctttatttttgtctgtgtgctagagatagatcaacatcattatggagttgcatgccaccccagcactctgctcctctaggaAGAAAGCAATGTCATCCACACCTGCACAAAACAACTGGAACACTTAAgaaccattttagacatattaaaaCTGATTCATTGGGCAATTAAGGCAACTAACTAACGTATACATTGATATCGATTAcatgtagtagtgtgtaatcgcccatcttctcacttgctcAATACATACTAGACGGTCCATTTAATTTATATTGATAATGTTGAATTCACGACATATATTAAGAAGTTTTACTCCATTTTTTAATACCTATGCTTTAGTGACAGGAGAACGCTATTTTCTAGGTCTCttatgaaaacagaaaaaagaggtCTGGTCTTTAGGgttttacatttatgaataaagAACTTCCCAagtaataaaatgacatttacaaGAAAGTCAGCTTTATTATCAGGTAGCAGCGTGCCAAATATAATATCATTTCACGTGAAGGGTGGATGGGCATGTATTCTAGTGACCAACCAATGATGCATATCATCCCAGAAAACTGAAGagattttgctttttaaaatctttgCCCTTTTCCATGTATTAAGGTAAAGCCATTATCATCCATCAAATGAGTCACTGACCAAATACCTTTCTGCACCCATTCTTCAATACATATTGACTTTCTTCTATGTAAAATATATCTATTATTCCATATAGGAGTTCTATGTGTAaagttatagttatatttaaagaCTCTATATAAGTTTCCAAAATAAAAGTGCCTGCTGGTGAAATGCTGCTAGTTTAACCGGTAATGTGGGAATATGGAAGTCACATTTTAAGAGAAGATCAATACCTCCTAGTTTTTTAAATAAGGCTGTGGGAATGTCAAACACTATTATCATCCCTTATAAAGTGCTTAATCCAACAGATTTTAAATGTGCCATTAATACATTCAATATCTATGACTTGTAATGCTCCATCTACATATTCTTTGAGTCATTCAACCTTTATAATGTAATGTGGCCCTTTTCTCCATAGAAAATCCAGGTTTAATTGGTTGATTGTTTTAGTAGCTTTTTTAGAGATGGATAAAGAAAATGCAGGATAAATGCATCTAGCTAGACTCTCTATTTTAGACAAGTAAGTTCTTCCAAAAATGGATAGATCCCTTTGTGTCTACATACTGAGTTAAGACTTGCATTCTTCAGTTTAACTCCATACATTTAAGTTAGTTTTTGCTGGTAAtcatattttttgtaatataaatgCAAAGATTTGctcaagacaggttcaaacactaaccagCAGTGTCACGCATCAGTGATGTCACTTTGTTGACTGCctagagaagggcagtaggttgagaaacagtggaccaatggagacTTTTTGGCTTAACAAGGAAAAGGGCaaagggtgtagggtgtagaaTTACACAAGAGTTAATCTGATGTTCAGGGTTGCCCTCTGGTGGCGGGAAATGTCCCAGATATTCGTGAAAAAACAACTAAAAGCACGTAAGAATAAAAGGTTCTTGATTGGTTGGTGATTTGTTGTAGTATCCACGAAGATTTGGATTCGGCTAACAGTATTAATTAGCCTATAAATACATCTCAATTGCAGAAAAAACTACTGAAAAAATTGGGAGccaggaagaagaaaaactgAGAATCTGAGTTTCCAAGTTTAAGTTGTTTCCAAGTTTCAAAGAAaattctcatacacacactaataaaaatgattattatgtAAACATATTACACTAACCCTTCTCCTGTCTGACAAGAGAATAAATAACGTATTGATATTCCAGTGCATCATGTTTCCCTTTCCTCTTGCTTTTCTGATTAGAGAGCTGTAGGGCAGCGTAATTTAGCGATTCAGACTCCTGATCCTGTAATGACACAGAAGAAAGAAACATCAGATTTGTACTGTTAATATTATACTGTgaatctctctctatcacagTAAAGCACTTGTTATGTCTGATTCTTTGTGGGAGAGAATTTGGGAAACAAATGTCTATAAGAGTTTCACTCTATGTGCTTCACTTTCTTTGGTTTCTTTGTAACTGAGATCCAATACCTGAAAGCAGTAATAGCTTGAATTTtgctaaaacaaaataatataatgctagttttgtttgttttggatgACATGTTTGTCCTTTGTGGCGGCTGTTATTGGTGTCTCTTGTCAAATAAGATGACTATTAATTTCCAGAAACTAATCTGTGCTGTTCGACACATCCAATCTCCTTGTACCATGTAATGTGACATAATTTGCTTTATAGCTCCATTAGGTCCATTTCATAGGTCCATCATGGTGTGGTATGCAATAATTACTTGTCTATTATAGAGGTTTTGTGCAATGCATTGCATGTGTCCACTGATAATGGCCTGGATTAACATTTAGTGAATTTTCAGTTGTACCTTTTTGTTACATAGCACAGTTTTAACCAGGGTAGCCATGCTGTTCACCTTATACATAGTCTGTGGATGTGCCATAGCACAAAGTAACTTAAtacctcagattttttttattgttaattagTCAAAGGCCTTTGTATCTACTATAATGCTTCTAAGTTTATATTTCAAGATTTCACTCTTACCTCATAAACTTTAGCATTAACACCTAAAGTGAAATCACAGAAGAAACATATAGGATCGACTGTTGAGGTATTCATTTTCCATTAGAGGTAagttaaatgaatatgtatcaGTAGAACCTtacctgtttctttttttctgtacttctgtatgATGAAGATCAGCATACTGAGAAGAATCATACTCACTGCACCAAACACTACAGTCAGCATGAAAAACACATTCAAGCAGCCACGGTCTTGGACAAAACACATTAAGGAACACAGATTAACAATCAATAACTATAAGCAATAATAATCAAATGAAGCTACACATCTACAGCCCTGACATGGACATATGTGGATTCCAAAGAGCACTTAAACACAACAAACCTGCTGCTTTGTTCATGTCATTGACAAGTGTTTCATTTCCCCCTGAAAAATTACATTAGTATTATAACctctataattttaattaacattttaatgcaaatattttgtttg is from Hemibagrus wyckioides isolate EC202008001 linkage group LG24, SWU_Hwy_1.0, whole genome shotgun sequence and encodes:
- the LOC131345459 gene encoding uncharacterized protein LOC131345459 isoform X2; its protein translation is MKFCKSVYLQVKGGNETLVNDMNKAADRGCLNVFFMLTVVFGAVSMILLSMLIFIIQKYRKKETGVNAKVYEDQESESLNYAALQLSNQKSKRKGKHDALEYQYVIYSLVRQEKG